GCCGTGATGCCGTATTTGCCTTCGCATGCGCTGACGCGGCCTGAGATGGCGGCGCGGCCGCATCCGAATATTGCATTCACGTGGGATGAGAGCTACACGCTGCCGGAGAATTTCTTTCTTGCCTACAAGCGTTCGGGAGACGAGAAATACCTGGTCATGGCGCAGCGCTTTCTGCAGGATAAGAGCTACTTTGATCCGCTCGCGGAAGGCGACAATGTGCTGCCGCATCAGCATGCCTACAGCCATGTGAATGCGTTGAACTCGGCCTCGCAGGCCTACCTGGTGCTGGGCAGCGAAAAGCATCTGCGCGCGGCGCGCAACGGATTTCAGTTTGTGCTGGACCAGAGCTTTGCCACCGGCGGCTGGGGGCCGAACGAGACCTTTGTGGAGCCGGGCAGCGGCGGCCTCTACAAGAGCCTGACGGAGACGCATGCCAGCTTTGAGACGCCCTGTGGCGCTTATGGGCACTTCAAGGTCACGCGCTATCTGATGCGCATCACCGGCGACAGCCGCTATGGCGACAGCATGGAGCAGGTGCTCTACAACACGATTCTGGGCGCGATGCCGCTGGAGCAGGGCGGCTTCAGCTTCTACTACTCTGACTACAACAACTATGCGGCAAAAAACTACTATCCCGAGCAATGGCCCTGCTGCTCGGGGACCTTTCCGCAGGTCACCGCCGATTACGGCATCAGCTCCTACTTCCATTCGCCCGAGGGCCTCTACGTCAACCTGTTTGTGCCGTCACGCGCCAAGTTTCAGATCGGCGGCGCGCGCTTCTCGCTCGAGCAGCGGACGCACTATCCCTATGAGAACGACATCGCGATGCAGGTGCGCGGAGACAATCCGCAAACCTTTAGCATTGCGCTACGCGTGCCGGCCTGGGCTGGCAAGGGAACGTCCATTACGGTGAATGGCCGCAAGGCCGAGGCTGAAGTGAAGCCGGGCACCTTTGTGCGCCTGCATCGCGAATGGAAGGATGGCGACCGGATCGAGTACTCCATCGACCGGCCCTTGAGTCTGCAGCCAGTAGACGCGCAGCATCCGGATACAGTGGCGCTGCGCAGCGGTCCGCTGGCTCTGATGGCGATCAACAGCCCGCGCAGCCGGTTCACGCGCGCGCAACTGCTGGCGGCGGCGCAGCAAGGGCGCGCCTGGCGGGTGGAGTCGGCGGTAGCGCCGGTCACTTTTAAGTCGTTCCCGCGGATTCGGCACGAGAACTACCGGCTCTACCATGACGTCATGGCTTGAGCGGGCGGGGATTTCCGGCGTCCGTCACAGGGCGCTTGCAATACACTTTTGCGCAGTGCATTTTTTGAGGTGAGTCACGCATGAAATTTCGTCATAGTCTTTCGCTGGCT
The DNA window shown above is from Acidobacterium capsulatum ATCC 51196 and carries:
- a CDS encoding beta-L-arabinofuranosidase domain-containing protein, translated to MSENLSRRTFLKSSAAVAAAGVVAPRTFGLSAAASHGGATRLGQLGYGEVELLEGPMLAQFQANHAFFLALDEDALLKPFRERAGLPAPGPQMGGWYNFSKEFDPPNNMTGYIPGHSFGQYLSGLARAYAATGDQPTKAKVHRLVRGFAEAVSPKFYDDYPLPCYTFDKSNCGLIDAHQFAGDPNALHALSRALDAVMPYLPSHALTRPEMAARPHPNIAFTWDESYTLPENFFLAYKRSGDEKYLVMAQRFLQDKSYFDPLAEGDNVLPHQHAYSHVNALNSASQAYLVLGSEKHLRAARNGFQFVLDQSFATGGWGPNETFVEPGSGGLYKSLTETHASFETPCGAYGHFKVTRYLMRITGDSRYGDSMEQVLYNTILGAMPLEQGGFSFYYSDYNNYAAKNYYPEQWPCCSGTFPQVTADYGISSYFHSPEGLYVNLFVPSRAKFQIGGARFSLEQRTHYPYENDIAMQVRGDNPQTFSIALRVPAWAGKGTSITVNGRKAEAEVKPGTFVRLHREWKDGDRIEYSIDRPLSLQPVDAQHPDTVALRSGPLALMAINSPRSRFTRAQLLAAAQQGRAWRVESAVAPVTFKSFPRIRHENYRLYHDVMA